A region from the Tachyglossus aculeatus isolate mTacAcu1 chromosome X2, mTacAcu1.pri, whole genome shotgun sequence genome encodes:
- the LOC119949408 gene encoding androgen-dependent TFPI-regulating protein: MAGVFVCVYHFLVWGWYIFINYSISLPRAERQPSDVFHYGRQWKYLTVLNLLLQAIYYGVTCLDGVLKRTKKMQGIKFVISSRDLFFTVLAFPVSAFVFLVFWALYLYNRELIFPESLEKLIPGWLNHAMHTAILPISLIEVMITPHRYSSKKKGLLLLGCSAVAYICWVLWIYTVTGKWVYPIFSVLSPVSLAAFFFFSYVLIVCIYLLGEQLNRLRWGDNGQHKKRKGK, translated from the exons ATGGCAggcgtttttgtgtgtgtgtaccatTTCCTTGTTTGGGGATGGTATATTTTCATAAACTATTCCATCTCCCTCCCGAGAGCAGAGCGGCAGCCATCTGATGTGTTCCATTATGGCAGGCAATGGAAATACTTGACAGTTCTTAATCTG CTTTTGCAGGCTATTTACTATGGGGTCACCTGCCTGGATGGTGTGCTGAAAAGAACCAAGAAAATGCAAGGCATCAAGTTCGTTATCTCTTCCAGAGACCTGTTTTTCACTGTCTTAGCTTTTCCTGTATCCGCA TTTGTGTTTCTGGTTTTTTGGGCCCTCTATCTGTACAACAGAGAGCTGATCTTCCCTGAGAGTCTGGAAAAACTCATTCCAGGGTGGCTGAATCATGCTATG CACACTGCCATATTGCCAATCTCACTGATAGAGGTCATGATCACCCCTCACCGTTATTCGTCCAAGAAGAAAGGACTGCTCTTGCTTGGCTGTTCTGCTGTTGCTTATATCTGCTG GGTCCTGTGGATTTACACTGTAACTGGAAAATGGGTGTACCCTATATTCAGTGTACTCAGTCCAGTGAGCTTAGcggccttcttcttcttcagttATGTCCTCATTGTCTGCATCTACCTTCTTGGAGAGCAATTGAACCGACTGAGATGGG